A portion of the Sabethes cyaneus chromosome 3, idSabCyanKW18_F2, whole genome shotgun sequence genome contains these proteins:
- the LOC128739514 gene encoding uncharacterized protein LOC128739514: protein MPKTVPKSSPSGTPNAKRRRRELESNSGDDSEESSRKRPNRSEPDQRIVEPLVNNPNNGAAANPPPSVSPDNANRNESHFLLEALRRIQELQDEIDFLENDPYAEDADSSEGDDELSFDQDFAQAESATVVVGQQAEAFGFAVCARETMAFLEREGVAMDSPLMVNLRNRLIGRCESNVSC from the coding sequence ATGCCAAAAACTGTCCCAAAGAGCTCCCCCAGCGGAACTCCGAACGCAAAGCGCAGGCGTCGAGAGCTGGAGTCAAATAGTGGGGACGATTCCGAAGAATCGTCCCGAAAGCGACCAAATCGATCCGAACCGGACCAAAGAATCGTGGAACCTCTAGTGAACAATCCAAATAATGGTGCAGCAGCAAATCCGCCGCCATCGGTTTCTCCCGACAATGCGAACCGGAACGAGTCTCACTTCCTGCTGGAGGCTCTGCGTCGAATTCAGGAACTGCAGGACGAGATAGACTTCCTGGAAAATGATCCGTACGCGGAGGATGCGGACTCCTCGGAAGGGGATGACGAGCTCAGTTTCGATCAGGACTTTGCCCAGGCAGAATCGGCAACCGTCgtggtgggtcaacaggcggaAGCGTTCGGGTTTGCTGTCTGCGCTCGCGAGACGATGGCATTTCTCGAACGGGAAGGAGTTGCCATGGATAGTCCGTTGATGGTAAACCTTCGAAATCGTCTCATCGGTAGATGTGAATCGAATGTGTCCTGCTGA